A window of the Nycticebus coucang isolate mNycCou1 chromosome 3, mNycCou1.pri, whole genome shotgun sequence genome harbors these coding sequences:
- the LOC128581291 gene encoding protein S100-Z-like: MPTQLAMAMDTLIRVFHRYSCKEGDRFKLNKGELKMLLQQEFTDFLLCQKDPQLVDKIMQDLDANKDNKVDFNEFVVMVVALTVACNDYFVEQLKKKGK, translated from the coding sequence ATGCCCACCCAGCTGGCGATGGCCATGGACACCCTGATCAGAGTCTTTCACAGATACTCTTGCAAGGAAGGGGACAGGTTCAAGCTCAATAAGGGGGAGCTGAAAATGCTCCTGCAGCAAGAGTTCACAGACTTCCTTTTGTGCCAAAAGGACCCCCAGTTGGTTGACAAGATAATGCAGGACCTGGATGCcaacaaggacaacaaagtgGATTTTAATGAATTCGTGGTCATGGTGGTGGCTCTGACAGTTGCTTGTAATGATTACTTTGTGGAACaattgaagaagaaaggaaaatga